The genomic window AATCATTTAGCTTTAATGAGTATGTAAATGGTTTTGTTCTATAATTATAATTTTCATCATCTTCATACATAGCTTTAAACAATTCTGGGCTTTGTTTTTCTAATACGTTTTTTATAAGACTTAGTGTTAAATATCTATTGTTATTTAATGGTATTTTTTCAGTTATAATCTCCACTAATATTCTCATACAATTCCTCCTTTATTTACCAGTATAGTATTATGATATAATATTATTTATTTTTTGTAAATATTCTTAATAAAAAATCTTTAATTAAATATTACTATATATTAAGGACATATAATGGCTATAATTATAAATTTTTAAAAATATTTTCCACTTTTATTCTTACTTGTCTTTTTAACTCTTCGGAAGAATTTATTTTTACTGAATCTCCCATACTTAAAACCCAAGATATAAGCTCTGGTCCTAATTTCATAATAGCTTTAAATAGTATTTTTCCATCTTCTAGCTCTATAACTTCTTGATTATCAACCCAAATTCTTTCCTTTATAGTGTTTGCCATTGGGGGATTTATTTCTAATTCTACCTCTATTTCATTTCCACCAAATATTCCTATGCTATTTTCCTTATATTCATTTATTAACTCATCTATATTTTTCATTTTTTCAAATCTTTTCTCTGTTAAAATATACTCTTTAATTCTTACTAACTTAAAATATCTAATTTCATTTCTTAATTTACAAGTAGCAATAATATAATATTCTCCTTTGAATCTTAAAAATTTATGTGGTTGTATTGCTCTTCGTGTTAAACTTCCCTTGTTATCAACATAAACTATAATAATTTCCTTACAACTTAAAATTGATAAATTAATTTCATTATACATTTTATTAATTTTTTCAATTTCCATCTTAGGCCTTGAATATGGTATTATTTGCTCACTAATTAAAGATTCACTTTGGGAATTTAGTATAGTAAAGTTTATCTTATCTATTGCTTTTCCTAATTCATATTCTTCTGAATAACTTACAGTATCTATTGCTCTTTTTAAATTGTTAATTTCCTTTTCCGTTAATATATCTTTAAAAGGAAAATATTCATCACATAATATGTACCCACCATTTGGACCTGTTATAGATTGTATATCGAAATACTCAGAAAGTTCTTCTTTATACCTTCTAATCTGTCTATGATCTACTTCAAGCTCTTCTGCTAGATCTTTTACCTTTACTTTTTGTCCTCTTTTTAATATGTATAACATTTTCAATAAATTTCCTAAAGAACTCATAAAATCCTCCTTAAAATAAAATAAGTCGCCTAAGCGACTTTTCCACTAGTTAAGATAAAACTTTATTACTATCATAATAATATACATTTACATTCTACTAATTAAGATACAATTTAATTATATCTTACAAACCTATTATTTTCCATTTATTTTTATATTTCATTTAAAATTATATTAACTAGCTTATTTCCAATCTCATTATTTTGGTATTATGGCAATACTGGTAAAGGTGCTAATGCCAAAGATTTATATTTTTTATCTTCATCCACTATAAATATTTTTGTAAACATAATATGCCCTATTATAACTTCATTTATAGTGGCTACTAATTCAAACTCTGGAATATAACTTTCTGAATTTCTAAGTTTATTTACTAGATTTTGTTCATTACCATCTGAGTGTTTGGCCTTTTCAGTATAACATGTTTCCCATATGTTTTGAAGCTACACTTTCTACTGAAACTCCCTTTGATTCTATATATTGTTTTGCAAAATCATTTATACCGTTACGCATTCTCTTAACCTCATTATTTGTTAATTCACGATCCTTTTCTGTTGCTGCTACTGCTGATCCATATCCATTATTCCCCTTATTAGCCCTCTTTAAAGATTTAACTAAAGCTTCAATTTCTCCTTTTAATTCTTTTGAGTTTTCCATAAGATATTTAGCCTTATTTATATCTCTAATACCTTCTTTTAATCTTTCATATCTTGGGGTAGAATAGAATGTTTTAGTTTCACTATTTTTTTCAGCTGGATATATAAGCCATGGATCTCCTGGCTCCCAATATTTATATGATACATTTTCTAATGGATCCTCAACCCATCCGTCCCAAGACCAACGCATAAATCCATCAGTATTTTGTGAAAGAGAATACCACATTGTCCAAGCACTTTCTGATGAATCACTAATTGTAAAACTATTTGGATAATCTCCTGTACAAGTATAAATAGTAGTTAATAATCCTGCTTCTTGTCTATGTTTAGCCATATTTTTCATATCTTCAGAATTATGATTTATATGAGATAATCCAATGGATATATCATCAATCTTATCTAAAAATGAATAATCATTTCCACTTTGATAATTCATAGCAGAAGATATTTTAAATGATTCTCCATTACTATTTCTTATATTTTCTATTAAATCAACACTTGCTATTAAATCCTTCATACTTCTTTCATCCATAGAAATGTATGTTATATTAAACCAGCCCTTTTCTTCAAGATGATTCATAAAGTTACTTAAAAATTCAGTCCATGGAACTCTCCATTCTGCTGTTCCTGGCGTTGGATTTATAGATTCTTTTTCTCCTGTTAATTCATTGTAATATTCAATTCTATTATTCCAAGGAACTATACTATAACACTTTATTTGTCCAAATCCATCTTTTGGATTTATTATACCTAAGTCAATATTAAATTGAATCCATCTGTCAAAGTCTATGTAATCAAATTTAAATGTTCCATCTAAACTCTTAGTCCATTTTACCATTGAAGGGTCACTGTCATATGATTGGTGATTCCAAGCTTCTTCAACTATATGCGCAATAACTCCTCTTCCTCCCATATCACGATATTCCTCTAAACTTGGCCTTAAATACTTAAAATGATTTTCTGTAAATAACTCTTCCTTTTGTACTCCATAATATCTTGCAACGGCATATGGATGTTGCCATATTTCCATTTGTGTTTTAGTTTCTTTTGGAAGTGGTTGTACAAGGTTTACTACTTCAAATGAATAATTAAATACGTATGGTGTATCTAACCCCTCTGCACTTACTGTAATTGTTCCATTATATATACCAGGTTTTGCATCTCTTGGAATAGTAATATTAACCCATGCAGAAGCTACTTTGTTTGCTTCAATATCTAAATCTCCTTTATTATGAATTATATCTGGAAATAATTCTACAGGAGCTGAAGGATTTCCACGTCCTATATTTGCTAATGTTTCTTTAAGCCAGGAAATTTCTACATTAATTGACCCTATAACATCCCCATTTTCATTAGCAAAATTACTTGAACTTATAATTACATTATTAACATTAGAGTCTTTAGTCCAAGTTACAATTTTAGAATTTAATTCATCTCCAATCCATGCTATATCATTCCAAGTTGTTTTATTTAATGATTTTATATCATCGTAATTTTTTTGAAGATAATGAAAATCTGTAGAACCAATTGAAGCTCCTAAAGGTAATCCTGCTTTAATTATTGTTAAATGTGTTTTTCCAACTATTTCAGTTCCTTCAATAGTTGCTATTATATTGGTTTTACCTTCTTTTATTCCTGTTATTTCTCCATCTTCTGTAATTGTTGCAATACTTTCGTCTTCAACTAAATAAACAATATTTTTTTCAGTTGAATAACTTGGTAAAACCTTTGCTTTTATTGAATCTGTCATTCCTACTTCTATTTGAATACTTTCTTTATTCATCTCTACTCCTGTTGCTGGAATTTCTTTATGATATACCTTTGCAAAATCAATTTCTCCATTATAATTTTTTGAAGCTTGATTTTTTCTATAAGTAATCTTTAATTCTAAAATATGCTCATCATCAGTAAGTCCAGACTTTTCATATATTTTTTGTCCAGTTACCCTAGTTGGATTATATGGATCTACTTCTTCGATATCACCTCCATCAATAGAAACTTCGCATATTGCGGATGTTTGTTCTTTTACTCCATAAAGCTCAACCTTATTTCCATAAAATTTTAATCTATAACTTGGCTGAAAACTTTTAGTTGCATTTGTCCAATATTCATCTCCATTATAAAAAGAATTAACTCCAGTACTTTCTATCCATCCTGAGGAAAATTTAAACTGAAATAATTCATCTCCTATTGTATGATCATTTACAGTAGTAACATATTCTTTTCTAGTAGTTTCTGCTTGTATAGGTGTACTTAAATTTGAAAATAAAGAAAAAATCATAAACAAAGTTATTAAGACACTTAATTTAATATTTAAGTTTTTACTTTCTTCTACTCTCATCTTATATCCCCCTTTTATATAAATCCTATCCTTTAAACTACTTCACTATATATCTCCACCTCCTTATTATTTAAAACTTTCTGAATTCCAATTCCAAATATATATCCCACTCTTTATTTACAATATATACCATAAAAATATTATTGTAAACTATTTAATATCTTATTTTTTACATATTTATTTTCTAAAACTTGTGGTAGAAACTATAAACCACCTACTTTATTTTTAAGTTAATATACCTAATTTTAAAATTTTAATTATGTTATCTACAATCTAGATATTGATATACTTTCTTAAAATAAAAAAACTCTAAAATAAAACTAAATAAATAGTTTTATTTTAGAGTTTTAATTTTAAATTTTTATTTCTCTGAATAAATTCTAACTATATTAAGTATTACTTCTACAGCTTTCTCCATTGATTCTATTGGAATATATTCATATTTACCATGAAAGTTTTCTCCACCAGCAAATAAATTTGGTGTTGGTAATCCCATATATGAAAGTCTTGCCCCATCTGTACCACCTCTAATTGGTTTTACCTTTGGAGTTACATTTGCATCTTCCATTGCTTTTTTAGCTGTTTCAACTATGTGCATTATTGGCTCTATTTTTTCCTTCATATTTCTATATTGTTCTTTTACCTTTACTGTTACTACACCTTCACCATAAACTTCATTTAATTCTTTTTCTATTTCTTTAAATTTTTCTTTTCTCTCTTCAAAAGTATCTGCAAAGAAATCTCTTATTATAAAATCTAATGTTGTTTTTTCTATGCTTCCTTTTATATCTGTAAGATGTGAAAAGCCTTCATATTTTTCTGTTTTTTCTGGTACTTCATTTAATGGTAATTTATTTATAAATTCATGGGCTACCATAATTGAGTTAATCATTTTATTTTTTGCATATCCTGGATGAACATTAACGCCTTTAATTTCAACCTTTACTCCAGCTGCATTAAAGTTTTCAAACTCTAACTCTCCTATTGCTCCACCATCTATTGTATAAGCAAAATCAGCTTTAAACATTTCAACATTAAAGTGATCTGCTCCTTCTCCTATTTCCTCATCTGGTGTAAAACCTATTTTAATATCACCATGTTTTATTTCTGGATGGTTAACTAAATATTCAATAGCTGTCATTATTTCCGCTATTCCAGCCTTATCATCTGCCCCTAAAAGTGTTGTTCCATCCGTAGTTATAAGAGTCTTTCCTATATAATCTCTAAGCTCTGGAGAAAATTTAGGTGATAAAATTACCTCATCATTTAACTTTATATCTCCTCCATCATAGTTTTGAACTATTTGTGGATTAACATTAAGTCCACAGTAATCTGGTGCCGTATCCATATGGGCTATAAACCCTATTGTAGGTATATTTTTATCACAGTTTTTTTCTAATACTGCATAAACATACCCATTTTCACTTATTTCAACTTTGTTTACACCTATTTTTTTAAGTTCTTCTGCAAGAATTTCTGCTAATTTTAATTGTCCTTTTGTACTTGGAGTTAATCCTGTAGTTTCATCTGACTTAGTATCTATTTTAATATATTCTAAAAATCTTTCTTCTACTTTTTTCATATTTTACACTCCATTCCTTATATGTATTTCATTAATATTATTATACCTTAAAATATTTTTCTATACTATATATAAAGAATTTAGCAAAATATATTTATTTTATAGTTCTAAATTCGTATCCTTGAGATTTAAAATAATTAATTATTTCTGGTAATGCCTC from Clostridium septicum includes these protein-coding regions:
- a CDS encoding glycoside hydrolase domain-containing protein; protein product: MRVEESKNLNIKLSVLITLFMIFSLFSNLSTPIQAETTRKEYVTTVNDHTIGDELFQFKFSSGWIESTGVNSFYNGDEYWTNATKSFQPSYRLKFYGNKVELYGVKEQTSAICEVSIDGGDIEEVDPYNPTRVTGQKIYEKSGLTDDEHILELKITYRKNQASKNYNGEIDFAKVYHKEIPATGVEMNKESIQIEVGMTDSIKAKVLPSYSTEKNIVYLVEDESIATITEDGEITGIKEGKTNIIATIEGTEIVGKTHLTIIKAGLPLGASIGSTDFHYLQKNYDDIKSLNKTTWNDIAWIGDELNSKIVTWTKDSNVNNVIISSSNFANENGDVIGSINVEISWLKETLANIGRGNPSAPVELFPDIIHNKGDLDIEANKVASAWVNITIPRDAKPGIYNGTITVSAEGLDTPYVFNYSFEVVNLVQPLPKETKTQMEIWQHPYAVARYYGVQKEELFTENHFKYLRPSLEEYRDMGGRGVIAHIVEEAWNHQSYDSDPSMVKWTKSLDGTFKFDYIDFDRWIQFNIDLGIINPKDGFGQIKCYSIVPWNNRIEYYNELTGEKESINPTPGTAEWRVPWTEFLSNFMNHLEEKGWFNITYISMDERSMKDLIASVDLIENIRNSNGESFKISSAMNYQSGNDYSFLDKIDDISIGLSHINHNSEDMKNMAKHRQEAGLLTTIYTCTGDYPNSFTISDSSESAWTMWYSLSQNTDGFMRWSWDGWVEDPLENVSYKYWEPGDPWLIYPAEKNSETKTFYSTPRYERLKEGIRDINKAKYLMENSKELKGEIEALVKSLKRANKGNNGYGSAVAATEKDRELTNNEVKRMRNGINDFAKQYIESKGVSVESVASKHMGNMLY
- the pepT gene encoding peptidase T, giving the protein MKKVEERFLEYIKIDTKSDETTGLTPSTKGQLKLAEILAEELKKIGVNKVEISENGYVYAVLEKNCDKNIPTIGFIAHMDTAPDYCGLNVNPQIVQNYDGGDIKLNDEVILSPKFSPELRDYIGKTLITTDGTTLLGADDKAGIAEIMTAIEYLVNHPEIKHGDIKIGFTPDEEIGEGADHFNVEMFKADFAYTIDGGAIGELEFENFNAAGVKVEIKGVNVHPGYAKNKMINSIMVAHEFINKLPLNEVPEKTEKYEGFSHLTDIKGSIEKTTLDFIIRDFFADTFEERKEKFKEIEKELNEVYGEGVVTVKVKEQYRNMKEKIEPIMHIVETAKKAMEDANVTPKVKPIRGGTDGARLSYMGLPTPNLFAGGENFHGKYEYIPIESMEKAVEVILNIVRIYSEK
- a CDS encoding helix-turn-helix transcriptional regulator, with amino-acid sequence MSSLGNLLKMLYILKRGQKVKVKDLAEELEVDHRQIRRYKEELSEYFDIQSITGPNGGYILCDEYFPFKDILTEKEINNLKRAIDTVSYSEEYELGKAIDKINFTILNSQSESLISEQIIPYSRPKMEIEKINKMYNEINLSILSCKEIIIVYVDNKGSLTRRAIQPHKFLRFKGEYYIIATCKLRNEIRYFKLVRIKEYILTEKRFEKMKNIDELINEYKENSIGIFGGNEIEVELEINPPMANTIKERIWVDNQEVIELEDGKILFKAIMKLGPELISWVLSMGDSVKINSSEELKRQVRIKVENIFKNL